The Limnochordia bacterium genome window below encodes:
- the era gene encoding GTPase Era, whose translation MEVRSGFVAVVGRPNVGKSTLVNYVIGSKVAIVSEKPQTTRNQVQGVLTREDAQVVFIDTPGLHVPKHKLGQYMVRQARTAVSEVDVVVFVFDGSAGFTSEDERIYDELRELSGKGPELVVVANKADAMAEAQRKRLQNLKFSSLMLVSALTGQGVEEFLALLISKLPLGPKYYPDDWVSAHPEQFIVAEFIREKVLRSTEEEVPHAVAVIIEDFRQREQRELIDIRATIIVERDSQKGIIIGKGGRMLKSIGQAARLDIEALLGSQVNLQLWVKVKKNWRKNEDELRRLGYR comes from the coding sequence ATGGAAGTTAGGAGCGGATTTGTGGCCGTTGTTGGTCGTCCTAATGTGGGTAAGTCAACCTTGGTGAACTATGTGATCGGGTCGAAGGTTGCCATTGTCTCCGAGAAACCTCAGACCACTCGCAACCAAGTACAAGGCGTCCTAACCCGGGAAGATGCCCAAGTAGTCTTTATTGATACTCCAGGGCTGCATGTACCAAAGCATAAACTGGGGCAATACATGGTTCGACAGGCAAGAACGGCCGTATCCGAAGTGGACGTTGTTGTCTTTGTCTTTGATGGTTCCGCCGGTTTTACCTCCGAGGATGAGAGGATCTACGATGAATTAAGGGAGCTTTCGGGAAAGGGTCCTGAACTGGTTGTGGTGGCCAATAAGGCCGATGCAATGGCAGAGGCCCAAAGAAAGCGGCTTCAGAACCTCAAGTTTTCGTCCTTGATGTTGGTGTCGGCGTTGACAGGCCAGGGAGTAGAGGAGTTTCTTGCTCTCTTGATCAGTAAACTACCCCTGGGACCAAAATACTACCCCGATGACTGGGTTAGCGCCCACCCAGAGCAGTTTATCGTTGCGGAGTTCATCAGGGAAAAGGTGCTACGGTCTACCGAGGAGGAAGTACCCCACGCGGTGGCAGTGATTATTGAGGATTTCCGGCAGCGAGAGCAGCGGGAACTGATCGATATTCGTGCCACGATTATCGTGGAGCGGGATTCCCAAAAGGGGATTATCATTGGGAAAGGGGGCCGCATGCTCAAAAGTATTGGGCAGGCAGCCCGGCTAGATATCGAGGCCCTTTTAGGGAGTCAGGTCAACCTACAGTTGTGGGTCAAGGTAAAGAAGAACTGGCGTAAGAACGAAGATGAACTGAGAAGATTGGGCTATAGATAA
- the queA gene encoding tRNA preQ1(34) S-adenosylmethionine ribosyltransferase-isomerase QueA: protein MRTEEFYYELPKELIAQAPAKRRDAAKLMVAKRWGEGLIHSTFANLPDFLQAGDLLVLNDSKVLPARLLGRRPDTLGRVELLLLSPVEGQTWQVLMKRAKRVKLGERLIFGQGELMGTVVAKEDEGKGIVEFESCEPLMDAFAKVGQVPLPPYITRDPFAMDRERYQTVYAKELGSAAAPTAGLHFTKELLRRIEAKGVGITALTLHIGLGTFRPVQTEKIEDHKMHAEFFEISKDCASLINKTKGQGGRVIAVGTTVARTLEAVSQTHGKVCQASGWTDIFIYPGYEFKVIDGLITNFHLPCSTLLMLVCAFGGTKFMLDAYQLAVDEKYAFYSYGDGMLII, encoded by the coding sequence ATGAGAACAGAGGAATTTTATTACGAACTGCCGAAAGAGCTAATTGCCCAAGCCCCTGCAAAGAGACGGGATGCAGCAAAATTAATGGTCGCCAAACGCTGGGGGGAGGGGCTCATCCACAGTACCTTCGCGAATCTACCTGATTTCTTGCAGGCGGGGGATCTGCTGGTCCTAAACGACTCCAAAGTCTTACCAGCACGTCTTCTCGGCAGAAGACCCGATACCCTGGGTCGCGTGGAGTTGTTACTCCTCTCACCTGTTGAAGGACAGACTTGGCAGGTTTTGATGAAGCGGGCCAAACGGGTTAAACTCGGGGAACGACTTATTTTTGGCCAAGGGGAATTGATGGGCACAGTTGTGGCCAAAGAGGATGAGGGTAAGGGGATTGTGGAGTTTGAAAGTTGTGAGCCCTTAATGGATGCTTTCGCTAAGGTGGGACAGGTGCCCCTTCCGCCCTATATTACCCGGGATCCCTTTGCCATGGATCGGGAAAGATATCAGACGGTCTATGCTAAGGAACTAGGCTCCGCGGCGGCGCCGACCGCAGGCTTGCATTTCACCAAAGAACTTCTTCGCCGGATTGAGGCTAAAGGAGTTGGTATTACCGCATTGACCCTGCATATTGGCCTAGGTACCTTCCGTCCGGTGCAAACGGAGAAGATTGAAGATCATAAGATGCACGCAGAGTTTTTCGAGATAAGTAAGGATTGTGCTAGCCTAATTAACAAGACGAAAGGGCAAGGTGGCCGGGTGATTGCTGTGGGGACAACTGTGGCACGCACCCTAGAGGCCGTTAGCCAAACCCATGGTAAGGTTTGTCAGGCATCGGGCTGGACGGACATTTTTATTTACCCTGGGTATGAGTTTAAGGTAATCGATGGGTTGATCACAAACTTCCATTTGCCCTGTTCGACGTTGCTGATGCTAGTCTGTGCTTTTGGCGGAACCAAGTTTATGCTAGATGCATACCAACTGGCTGTTGATGAGAAATATGCATTTTACAGCTACGGCGATGGGATGCTGATTATCTAA
- the tgt gene encoding tRNA guanosine(34) transglycosylase Tgt codes for MSFQLLGTCSQTRARLGVLTTAHSQIETPVFMPVGTQATVKTVSPEELQTLGFQIILANTYHLYLRPGDELIARLGGLHRFMSWPRSILTDSGGFQVFSLSKLRKIEDEGVTFRSHLDGSKHFIGSEQSIAIQQNLGADICMAFDECAPYPIDEDYAKEALERTTRWAKRCKNAKTREDQLLFGIVQGSTYAQLRQESAKQIVDLDFPGYAIGGLSVGEPKGVMHEMLDVTVPMLPEERPRYLMGVGSPDDLVEGVARGIDMFDCVLPTRLGRHGTIFMPEGKLVIRNAEYQADPAPMDPECGCWACRNFSRAYVRHLLKTNEVLGIRLTTYHNLYFLGQLMARIRESLMQGEFPRFYREFKERWSLA; via the coding sequence TTGAGTTTTCAGTTATTGGGTACATGCAGTCAAACCAGGGCTCGTCTTGGTGTATTGACCACGGCGCACAGTCAGATTGAAACCCCAGTGTTTATGCCTGTGGGGACTCAGGCTACGGTTAAGACTGTATCCCCCGAGGAACTACAAACCTTGGGCTTTCAGATTATCTTGGCTAACACGTATCATTTGTACCTACGGCCTGGTGATGAACTAATCGCGCGCTTAGGCGGGTTACATCGGTTCATGAGTTGGCCGAGGAGTATACTTACCGATAGCGGTGGTTTCCAGGTGTTTAGCCTGAGCAAATTGCGCAAAATCGAAGATGAGGGTGTTACCTTTAGATCCCATCTTGATGGGAGTAAGCATTTTATCGGTTCCGAGCAATCCATAGCCATCCAACAGAACCTGGGGGCGGATATTTGCATGGCCTTTGATGAATGCGCGCCGTACCCTATTGATGAGGATTATGCCAAGGAGGCCCTAGAGCGAACGACCCGTTGGGCAAAACGGTGCAAAAATGCAAAAACCCGGGAGGACCAGCTGCTTTTTGGAATTGTGCAAGGCAGCACCTATGCCCAGCTGCGTCAGGAAAGCGCCAAGCAGATTGTTGATTTGGACTTTCCCGGCTATGCCATTGGCGGGCTAAGCGTAGGTGAACCTAAGGGGGTTATGCACGAAATGCTTGATGTGACCGTGCCCATGCTACCGGAGGAACGGCCCCGTTATCTGATGGGCGTGGGCTCACCCGATGATCTAGTGGAAGGGGTGGCCCGGGGGATCGACATGTTCGATTGTGTATTGCCTACTCGCCTAGGAAGACATGGTACGATTTTTATGCCGGAGGGGAAACTTGTCATTCGGAATGCAGAGTACCAAGCGGATCCTGCTCCGATGGATCCGGAATGTGGTTGTTGGGCGTGTCGCAATTTTTCCCGGGCGTATGTCCGGCATTTACTCAAAACTAATGAGGTTTTGGGTATTCGTCTGACTACGTACCATAACCTGTATTTCCTAGGACAGTTAATGGCAAGAATAAGAGAGAGCCTTATGCAGGGGGAGTTCCCTAGATTTTATCGGGAGTTTAAGGAGCGATGGTCTTTAGCTTAA
- the yajC gene encoding preprotein translocase subunit YajC: MVFLAAETTQTPVGGGLWGSLLFFALMLGLFYIMLIRPQQKQQKQRQEMIDGLKKGDKVITVGGIHGEIVKIDEDDVVLQVADKVEIKITKGGVGRVK, from the coding sequence ATGGTATTCTTAGCTGCAGAAACAACACAAACACCGGTGGGCGGAGGGCTTTGGGGAAGCCTGCTTTTCTTTGCGCTGATGCTAGGACTTTTCTACATTATGTTGATTCGACCCCAGCAAAAACAGCAGAAGCAAAGGCAAGAGATGATTGATGGGTTGAAGAAAGGCGATAAGGTCATCACTGTCGGTGGCATCCATGGTGAGATCGTCAAGATTGACGAAGATGATGTAGTACTGCAGGTGGCAGACAAAGTGGAAATTAAGATTACCAAAGGTGGAGTGGGCCGGGTCAAGTAA
- a CDS encoding HD domain-containing protein, whose protein sequence is MRITLKTVKENQTISAFLSQADQNLAVLGFTEHGFRHANLVAQIAGNILDRLDYPKRQVELAEIAGYCHDIGNLVSRLNHGGFGACLLYPILKAENMSDEELAIIISAVGNHEEDVGSAVTPVSAALILADKSDVHRTRVRNRDQATFDIHDRVSFAAVRSFVNVDKQKRTISLELSIQREICPVMEYFEIFLSRMIMCRRAAELLDCQFKLEINGACLL, encoded by the coding sequence TTGCGCATAACCTTAAAAACAGTGAAGGAAAATCAAACGATCAGTGCCTTCCTAAGCCAAGCTGACCAGAACCTAGCTGTACTTGGTTTTACGGAGCATGGTTTTCGTCATGCTAACCTAGTGGCCCAGATTGCCGGGAATATCCTAGATAGACTGGATTACCCTAAGCGGCAAGTAGAACTGGCGGAGATCGCAGGATACTGCCATGATATTGGCAACTTAGTCAGTCGGCTAAATCACGGTGGATTTGGAGCTTGTTTGCTATATCCGATTCTAAAGGCGGAAAACATGTCCGATGAGGAATTGGCGATTATTATCTCTGCCGTGGGCAACCACGAAGAGGATGTGGGTAGCGCGGTGACGCCGGTGTCTGCTGCTTTGATCTTAGCAGACAAGAGTGATGTGCACCGTACTCGGGTGCGTAATCGGGACCAGGCAACGTTTGATATTCATGACCGGGTTAGCTTTGCAGCTGTCCGGTCCTTCGTTAATGTTGATAAGCAAAAGCGCACTATTTCCCTTGAGTTGAGTATCCAAAGGGAGATTTGCCCTGTGATGGAATACTTCGAGATCTTCCTATCCCGTATGATCATGTGCCGCAGGGCTGCAGAGCTTTTAGATTGTCAGTTTAAGCTGGAGATCAACGGTGCTTGTCTATTGTGA
- the secD gene encoding protein translocase subunit SecD: MHKGNRIRLALVLVLLITAGLLLYRLPLQFGLDLQGGVHVVMKAQSSDDVEVTSDLMQRVVTVIDRRINALGVTEPVIQPEGNDRVIIELPGVHDHQEALRVIGKPAQLEICDSYGNTVLTGADLKDARQSFDRFGKPAVAISFTKEGARKFAEVTAKFIGFQLPIILDGEVISSPKVESVIPDGDAIITGNFTIESAKELALQLRAGALPVPLKVMEVRNVGPSLGQESIDASLKAGIIGVILVLLYMFFYYRLPGALADVALCIYVVLVLGIMTAVRATLTLPGIAGFILSIGMAVDANVIIFERIKDEMKAGKRLRAAVDAGFDRALPAIADSNITTLIVAVVLFALGSGPIRGFAVILGIGILTSMFTAIVVTRLLISIVVDRDPDKFARYFGARGVSR; the protein is encoded by the coding sequence ATGCACAAGGGAAACCGAATAAGACTTGCGTTGGTCCTTGTTTTATTGATCACAGCCGGCCTATTACTATATCGTCTTCCACTGCAGTTTGGTTTAGACTTACAGGGCGGAGTCCACGTGGTCATGAAGGCTCAATCGAGTGACGATGTGGAAGTCACCTCAGATTTGATGCAGCGAGTGGTGACCGTAATTGACCGACGAATTAATGCCTTAGGTGTTACAGAACCGGTGATTCAACCAGAGGGGAATGACCGGGTAATTATTGAACTTCCAGGGGTCCATGATCATCAGGAGGCCCTAAGGGTGATTGGAAAACCAGCCCAACTTGAGATCTGTGATTCCTACGGGAATACGGTCTTAACCGGTGCTGATTTGAAAGATGCCCGGCAGAGCTTTGACCGTTTTGGCAAGCCAGCCGTAGCCATCTCCTTTACCAAGGAAGGTGCGCGCAAGTTTGCCGAAGTTACCGCCAAGTTCATTGGGTTTCAGCTTCCCATCATCCTCGATGGCGAGGTCATTAGTAGTCCCAAAGTGGAGAGTGTGATTCCCGATGGAGATGCCATTATTACCGGGAACTTCACTATTGAAAGCGCCAAGGAGTTGGCCCTGCAACTCCGGGCTGGAGCACTGCCCGTGCCCCTTAAGGTCATGGAAGTGAGAAACGTGGGTCCAAGCTTGGGACAGGAATCCATTGATGCTAGCTTAAAGGCAGGCATTATTGGTGTTATTCTGGTATTACTATATATGTTCTTTTACTACAGACTCCCTGGAGCTTTGGCCGATGTGGCCCTTTGTATCTATGTTGTATTAGTATTGGGGATCATGACCGCGGTACGGGCAACCTTGACCTTACCTGGTATTGCCGGTTTCATCCTTTCCATTGGGATGGCGGTTGATGCTAATGTGATTATCTTTGAACGCATCAAAGATGAAATGAAAGCGGGCAAGCGACTGAGAGCCGCCGTTGATGCTGGATTTGATCGGGCGCTTCCGGCGATTGCCGATTCGAACATTACCACCCTTATTGTTGCTGTCGTCTTGTTTGCGCTAGGCAGTGGACCGATTCGTGGCTTTGCGGTAATACTTGGTATCGGTATTCTTACCAGTATGTTTACGGCCATTGTCGTTACTAGGCTGTTAATTAGCATAGTGGTGGATCGGGATCCGGACAAATTTGCCCGGTATTTTGGCGCAAGGGGGGTTAGTCGATGA
- the secF gene encoding protein translocase subunit SecF, whose protein sequence is MNIAKRKNLWLGIALVFALLSVVLLSTKGLNLGIDFTGGTLIERRLPVVTNGEELLGHLAKLENIDLGKPTIQMAGQGQNAIIRTRHLENDEIDQIDALLKEVYGEVEIRRTEVVGPIIGEELINKALWSLTLAALMILIYIGFRFEFTFGVAAVLALLHDVLITCGVFSLLGMEINSNFVAAILTIVGYSINDTIVTFDRIRENRRFSPKADVGELVETSISQSLSRTINTSLTTLLVLVSLFFLGGSSIRDFVFALILGVLVGTFSSLFIASPLWLTLRQRKDASTGKSVAKAN, encoded by the coding sequence ATGAATATCGCAAAAAGAAAGAACCTTTGGCTGGGTATTGCATTGGTATTTGCCTTGCTTAGTGTAGTACTGCTAAGCACAAAGGGTTTGAACCTAGGCATCGACTTCACCGGGGGGACCCTCATCGAACGGCGCTTACCCGTAGTAACCAACGGGGAGGAGCTCCTTGGTCATTTAGCGAAGCTTGAAAACATTGATTTGGGTAAGCCAACGATCCAAATGGCAGGACAGGGTCAAAATGCCATCATCCGCACTAGACACTTAGAAAACGACGAGATCGATCAGATCGACGCTTTGCTAAAGGAAGTCTATGGCGAGGTTGAAATCCGACGGACAGAGGTTGTGGGCCCGATTATTGGTGAGGAATTGATCAACAAGGCCCTGTGGTCTTTGACCTTAGCGGCATTGATGATCTTAATCTATATTGGCTTTCGCTTCGAGTTCACCTTCGGGGTGGCCGCTGTGTTGGCACTATTGCATGATGTGTTGATTACCTGTGGAGTGTTTTCCCTGTTAGGCATGGAGATCAACAGCAATTTCGTCGCCGCAATTTTGACCATTGTGGGATACTCCATTAATGATACGATTGTGACCTTCGACCGGATCAGGGAGAACAGGCGCTTTAGCCCAAAGGCTGATGTAGGAGAGCTGGTGGAGACTTCTATTTCCCAAAGCCTATCCCGGACGATTAATACGAGTCTGACGACTCTGCTGGTGCTTGTGTCCTTGTTTTTCCTAGGAGGCAGTTCCATTCGTGATTTCGTCTTCGCCCTAATCCTAGGAGTTCTGGTGGGCACCTTCTCCTCATTGTTTATCGCAAGCCCATTGTGGCTTACGCTACGGCAGAGGAAGGATGCTTCTACAGGGAAATCTGTTGCTAAAGCCAATTAG
- a CDS encoding AarF/ABC1/UbiB kinase family protein, with amino-acid sequence MGLQRTYKHFRRYRQIAEILLRQGFGYLIEQLGLRRFLPWSKRGLVHADPQPDPSSLAFRVRLVLESLGPTFVKFGQVLSTRPDLVSRQMIQELEKLQDNVEPVAFEEMERVLVQELGGPVLERFASFDTTPLASASLGQVHGAKLFDGSDVVVKVQRPGIEGVMRTDLEIMRGLAEIYQERFQPPGFSPVEIVDEFAVVLLDELDYTYEGTQMERMGRDVAQNPRVSIPKVYWELTTSRVLTMDRVYGTKIDRIDELKARGIDLKQTAENLIEVFFEQVFLHGFFHGDPHPGNLFVNDEGVLSLIDFGMMGYLDDDTLDSLVGIFFGVKENDPKKVVANFGKMGILPKGVDLAPLQRDVFLLVNRYYGVPLKELSVGDVFLRSLDLVKKHHLRVPADFSLLVKTVVTVEGLARQLDPNTNVLKILESMSKEMLRLRFDPIRLGKRSWERMISLTQAAPGIILSSEQLLEKLNKNDLGIHFYHEGLEGFIHRLDIISNRLTFGLIVSALIIGSSLVLLFDKGPRLLGYPILGLAGYLLAGFIGLWLLVSILRTGKL; translated from the coding sequence ATGGGTTTGCAGCGTACATACAAACACTTTAGGCGCTATCGTCAGATTGCTGAGATTCTGCTCCGCCAAGGATTCGGCTATCTCATTGAGCAGCTAGGGCTTAGGCGTTTCTTACCTTGGTCCAAGAGGGGTTTGGTCCATGCGGATCCACAGCCGGATCCTTCCTCTTTAGCTTTTCGAGTTCGTCTGGTGCTAGAATCCCTAGGGCCTACCTTTGTTAAGTTTGGGCAAGTACTAAGTACCCGTCCTGATTTAGTCTCAAGACAAATGATTCAGGAACTAGAGAAACTCCAGGATAATGTGGAGCCTGTCGCCTTTGAAGAGATGGAAAGGGTCTTGGTCCAGGAGCTAGGGGGGCCTGTGCTAGAACGGTTTGCCTCCTTTGATACTACGCCCTTGGCTTCCGCATCGTTGGGACAGGTTCATGGGGCAAAGCTGTTTGATGGTTCCGATGTGGTGGTGAAGGTGCAGCGCCCTGGTATCGAAGGGGTGATGCGTACTGATCTGGAGATTATGCGAGGGTTGGCGGAGATTTATCAGGAGAGGTTCCAGCCTCCGGGGTTTAGCCCTGTGGAGATTGTTGATGAGTTCGCTGTGGTCTTGCTTGATGAACTGGACTATACCTATGAAGGGACCCAAATGGAGCGCATGGGTCGGGATGTTGCCCAAAATCCTCGGGTGAGCATTCCGAAGGTGTATTGGGAGCTTACCACCTCCCGGGTCCTAACCATGGACCGCGTCTATGGGACGAAGATCGACAGGATTGATGAGCTTAAGGCCCGGGGAATCGACTTGAAGCAAACTGCAGAGAATCTGATTGAGGTGTTTTTCGAGCAGGTTTTCCTTCATGGCTTTTTCCATGGTGACCCCCATCCGGGTAATTTGTTTGTGAACGATGAAGGGGTATTATCCCTTATTGATTTTGGCATGATGGGCTATCTAGACGATGATACCCTAGATAGTCTAGTGGGTATCTTCTTCGGTGTGAAAGAGAATGATCCTAAAAAGGTAGTGGCGAACTTCGGCAAAATGGGTATTCTGCCGAAAGGTGTTGATCTTGCTCCCCTACAGCGCGATGTGTTTTTGCTAGTCAATCGGTACTATGGTGTCCCCTTGAAAGAATTAAGTGTTGGAGATGTCTTCCTCAGAAGTCTGGATCTAGTCAAGAAGCATCATCTACGGGTACCCGCGGATTTCTCCCTCTTAGTGAAGACCGTTGTCACAGTTGAAGGTTTGGCCCGACAACTTGATCCAAATACAAATGTCCTCAAGATACTGGAGTCAATGAGTAAGGAGATGCTCCGGCTTCGCTTTGATCCCATTCGTCTTGGTAAACGGTCCTGGGAGAGAATGATTAGCTTGACCCAGGCAGCCCCGGGAATTATCCTCTCCTCGGAGCAGTTGCTGGAGAAGCTAAACAAAAACGATCTGGGGATTCATTTTTACCACGAGGGGCTGGAAGGATTCATTCACCGGCTGGATATTATTAGTAACCGACTGACCTTTGGATTGATTGTCTCCGCCTTGATTATTGGGTCCTCCCTAGTACTTCTTTTTGACAAGGGTCCACGGCTTTTGGGTTATCCCATCTTGGGCTTGGCCGGATACTTGCTTGCCGGCTTTATCGGGTTGTGGCTACTTGTATCTATTCTTCGCACAGGAAAACTTTAA